Proteins encoded by one window of Elaeis guineensis isolate ETL-2024a chromosome 12, EG11, whole genome shotgun sequence:
- the LOC105055421 gene encoding uncharacterized protein, translating into MSRLRCPLRGFDLKALSLLFVGVPILIFIIYLHGQKISYFLRPLWESAPKPFNTIPHFHHDNVSMENLCKFHGWGVREMPRRVFDAVLFNNELDILEIRWHELSPYVSEFVLLESNSTFTGLKKPFFFAENRHRFEFAESRLTYGTVGGRFVKGENPFVEESYQRVALDQLIRIAGITDDDLLIMSDVDEIPSGHTINLVRWCDDIPEKLHLQLRNYLYSFEFFLDDKSWRASVHRYRAGKTRYAHFRQSDELLADSGWHCSFCFRHISEFIFKMKAYSHVDRVRFSYYLNPSRIQDVICRGADLFDLLPEEYTFQRIIAKLGPIPRSHSAVHLPGHLLQNVDQYRYLLPGNCKRESG; encoded by the coding sequence ATGTCAAGGCTCCGATGCCCTCTCCGAGGCTTTGATTTGAAGGCATTGTCGCTTCTCTTTGTGGGTGTTCCgattctcatcttcatcatctaTTTACATGGCCAGAAGATCTCTTACTTTCTGAGGCCCCTTTGGGAATCTGCCCCCAAACCCTTCAATACCATTCCACACTTCCACCATGACAATGTCTCTATGGAGAACCTTTGCAAGTTCCATGGATGGGGAGTTCGGGAAATGCCAAGGCGTGTCTTCGATGCGGTGCTGTTCAACAATGAACTCGATATCCTCGAAATCCGATGGCATGAGTTGAGTCCGTATGTTTCAGAGTTCGTTCTCCTCGAATCCAATTCCACATTCACCGGcttgaagaagcccttctttttTGCAGAGAACCGGCACCGCTTCGAGTTTGCCGAGTCCAGGCTGACATATGGGACGGTTGGAGGGAGATTTGTGAAGGGAGAGAACCCTTTCGTTGAGGAGTCTTACCAGCGTGTGGCATTGGATCAGCTTATCAGGATAGCGGGCATCACCGACGACGACCTATTGatcatgtctgatgttgatgagaTCCCAAGCGGCCACACGATCAACCTTGTCAGGTGGTGTGATGACATTCCTGAGAAACTCCATCTCCAGCTTCGGAACTATCTGTACTCATTCGAGTTCTTCCTCGATGACAAGAGCTGGAGAGCTTCGGTTCACAGGTATCGAGCTGGGAAGACGAGATACGCTCATTTCCGCCAGTCTGATGAGCTCTTGGCCGATTCAGGGTGGCACTGCAGCTTTTGTTTCCGCCACATCAGCGAGTTTATATTCAAAATGAAAGCATACAGCCATGTGGATCGTGTCAGATTCTCTTATTATCTAAATCCATCAAGGATTCAGGATGTGATATGCCGAGGAGCAGACCTATTCGATCTGCTTCCGGAGGAGTACACGTTCCAGAGAATCATCGCCAAGTTGGGACCCATACCAAGGTCACATTCTGCTGTCCATCTTCCAGGACACCTACTTCAGAATGTTGACCAGTATAGATATCTCCTGCCAGGGAACTGTAAGCGTGAGAGCGGCTAA